One Amorphoplanes digitatis genomic window carries:
- a CDS encoding class I SAM-dependent methyltransferase translates to MRFDRTGKVSLEGIYTQPDPRAYFTTLRELDYCIPQLAKPYFQQIIGQYRESRQVAVPTVVDVGCSYGVNAALLRCDATMDDLYDRYADTELTRQELLERDRELVRSHGSPARFVGLDVSRPALEYASAAGFLDDAVQADLETREPTARQRALFADADIVISTGCLGYVTGRTLVRVAGARRDRRPWMAHFVLRMFPFAPIADRLADLGYETTRVDRTFRQRLFASDREQRQVLETMSAAGVDPEGLETDGWLHAQLYVSRPVGTPDPLTFDVDESMTQKAAR, encoded by the coding sequence GTGCGTTTCGACCGGACCGGAAAAGTTTCCCTCGAAGGCATCTACACGCAGCCCGATCCCCGCGCCTATTTCACCACCCTGCGTGAGCTCGACTATTGCATTCCCCAACTCGCCAAACCCTATTTCCAGCAAATCATCGGGCAGTATCGCGAATCGCGGCAGGTGGCGGTCCCGACCGTGGTCGACGTCGGTTGCTCCTACGGCGTCAACGCGGCGCTGCTGCGCTGTGACGCCACAATGGACGACCTGTACGATCGCTACGCCGACACCGAGCTGACCCGGCAGGAGCTGCTGGAGCGCGATCGTGAGCTGGTCCGGTCGCACGGGTCACCGGCCCGGTTCGTGGGGCTGGACGTGTCCCGGCCGGCGCTGGAGTACGCGTCGGCGGCCGGGTTCCTCGACGACGCCGTGCAGGCCGACCTGGAGACGCGCGAACCGACGGCGAGGCAGCGCGCCCTGTTCGCCGACGCCGACATCGTGATCTCCACCGGATGCCTCGGCTACGTCACCGGCCGGACGCTCGTGCGCGTGGCCGGCGCCCGCCGGGACCGGCGGCCGTGGATGGCGCATTTCGTGCTGCGGATGTTCCCGTTCGCGCCGATCGCCGATCGCCTGGCGGACCTCGGCTACGAGACGACGCGGGTGGACCGGACGTTTCGGCAGCGCCTTTTCGCGTCCGACCGGGAACAGCGGCAGGTGCTCGAGACGATGTCCGCCGCCGGTGTCGATCCGGAGGGCCTGGAGACCGATGGCTGGTTGCACGCTCAGCTCTACGTCTCCCGGCCCGTCGGCACTCCCGACCCCCTGACCTTCGACGTCGACGAGTCGATGACCCAGAAGGCCGCCCGATGA
- a CDS encoding choline/carnitine O-acyltransferase, with amino-acid sequence MSTFENEDTLARVPLPALEDTCARFLEWSAPLLNQEELADAEAAVREFGRPDGPGPKLHADLVRYDADPATHSWLDAFWPARYLGRRDRIALNANFFFLFREAPLHGFAEPQVERAAGLIAAAVNYKAQLDDERIPPIATRGNPLSMAQHKFLFSTTRIPGPVQDTVRAPYSDEWQGPSTARHIVVFQRGNAYQMNVIGPDGRPYSLDDLAAGLREVRKAGAARAATDTAVGHLTTMARAEWAAARDRLAALDPGNAASLDTIETALFCVCLEDLTPADDLAAGDQLLHGDSGNRWFDKAVSLIVFADGTAGINVEHCELDGTTILSFVDALLGASPEEHAAQSGAAAQGVPAIEPVTFVLDDALRADVDAAARSFAQYGADTATVTLPFDEFGVDEVKRLRMSPDAFAQMAYQLAHKRAKGFTGATYESIATRQYRRGRTEAMRVVTPEVQRFVSTFDDPAASPEQRRAAFRAAADKHVERAKQCQAGAAPEQHLWQLQLIQKWRGDALGVPEAPRLYETPGWLTMRDDYLSTSSAPSANISYFGFGATSSRCIGIAYVLLPDRFNLFLSTPRPVADMMYTFADRLREALRELRDLLDEQ; translated from the coding sequence GTGAGCACGTTCGAGAACGAGGACACCCTGGCGCGGGTGCCGTTGCCCGCGCTGGAGGACACCTGCGCCCGGTTCCTCGAGTGGTCCGCGCCGCTGCTGAACCAGGAGGAGCTCGCCGACGCCGAGGCCGCGGTACGGGAGTTCGGACGGCCCGACGGTCCCGGGCCCAAGCTGCACGCCGATCTGGTGCGGTACGACGCGGATCCGGCAACGCACAGCTGGTTGGACGCGTTCTGGCCGGCACGCTATCTCGGTCGCCGGGACCGGATCGCGTTGAACGCCAACTTCTTCTTCCTGTTCCGCGAGGCGCCGTTGCACGGATTCGCCGAGCCGCAGGTGGAGCGCGCGGCGGGGCTCATCGCCGCCGCCGTCAACTACAAGGCCCAGCTCGACGACGAACGCATCCCGCCGATCGCGACCCGCGGGAATCCGTTGTCGATGGCGCAGCACAAGTTCCTGTTCTCCACCACCCGCATCCCGGGGCCGGTGCAGGACACCGTCCGCGCGCCGTACAGCGACGAGTGGCAGGGCCCGTCGACGGCGCGGCACATCGTGGTGTTCCAGCGCGGCAACGCGTACCAAATGAACGTGATCGGTCCGGACGGGCGTCCCTATTCCCTCGACGACCTGGCGGCCGGCCTGCGTGAGGTGCGGAAGGCCGGTGCGGCCCGGGCCGCGACGGACACGGCGGTCGGTCATCTCACCACGATGGCCCGGGCCGAGTGGGCGGCGGCCCGGGACCGGCTGGCGGCGCTGGACCCCGGTAACGCGGCGAGTCTCGACACCATCGAGACGGCGCTGTTCTGCGTGTGCCTGGAGGACCTGACGCCGGCCGACGACCTGGCGGCCGGCGATCAGTTGCTGCACGGCGACAGCGGCAACCGGTGGTTCGACAAGGCGGTGTCGCTCATCGTGTTCGCCGACGGCACGGCCGGCATCAACGTCGAGCACTGCGAGCTGGACGGCACCACCATCCTCAGCTTCGTCGACGCGCTGCTCGGCGCGTCGCCCGAGGAGCACGCCGCGCAGTCGGGTGCGGCGGCGCAGGGCGTGCCGGCGATCGAGCCGGTCACGTTCGTGCTCGACGACGCGCTGCGGGCCGACGTCGACGCCGCGGCACGGTCGTTCGCCCAGTACGGCGCGGACACCGCCACCGTGACCCTGCCCTTCGACGAGTTCGGGGTGGACGAGGTCAAGCGGCTGCGGATGTCGCCGGACGCGTTCGCCCAGATGGCCTACCAGCTCGCGCACAAGCGGGCCAAGGGCTTCACCGGTGCCACCTACGAGTCCATCGCCACCCGCCAGTACCGGCGGGGGCGGACCGAGGCGATGCGCGTCGTCACCCCCGAGGTGCAGCGGTTCGTGTCCACCTTCGACGACCCCGCCGCGTCACCCGAGCAGCGGCGGGCGGCGTTCCGGGCCGCGGCCGACAAGCATGTCGAACGGGCGAAACAGTGCCAGGCCGGTGCGGCGCCGGAGCAGCACCTGTGGCAGCTGCAACTGATTCAGAAGTGGCGTGGGGACGCGCTCGGCGTGCCCGAGGCGCCCCGGCTGTACGAGACGCCGGGGTGGCTCACGATGCGCGACGACTACCTGAGCACCAGCTCGGCGCCGTCGGCCAACATCAGCTACTTCGGGTTCGGTGCCACCAGCAGTCGCTGCATTGGTATCGCGTACGTGCTGCTGCCGGACCGGTTCAACCTGTTCCTCAGCACGCCCCGCCCGGTCGCCGACATGATGTACACGTTCGCCGACCGGCTCCGCGAGGCGCTGCGCGAGCTGCGCGACCTGCTCGACGAGCAATAG
- a CDS encoding sugar ABC transporter substrate-binding protein: MRKGLFALAAAGLLATGSMAACGDDSGTDGGTNGGSSVGKVGVILPDTQSSARWATADTTYLKAAFDAAGVPVDIQNAQGDKTQFQTIADGMISSGVKVLMIVNLDSGTGKAVLDKAKAAGIATIDYDRLTLSGGANYYVSFDNVAVGKLQGEGLVKCLTDNKASKPVVAELNGSPTDNNATLFKEGYDSVLKPKYDSGDYVKGPDQSVPEWDNAQAGTIFEQMLTENKNIKGVLAANDGLGNAVISVLKKQSLNGKVPVTGQDATVQGLQNILVGDQCMTVYKAIKQEADAAAELAIGLAKGEKKETGQTVTDPESKATVPAVLLVPKAIYKDSVKDVVADGFVTKAELCTADFAKLCTDNGIS; the protein is encoded by the coding sequence ATGCGTAAGGGACTTTTCGCCCTGGCGGCAGCGGGTCTGCTCGCCACCGGCAGCATGGCCGCGTGCGGTGACGACAGCGGCACCGACGGCGGCACCAACGGCGGCTCGTCGGTCGGCAAGGTCGGCGTCATCCTGCCGGACACCCAGAGCTCGGCGCGTTGGGCCACGGCGGACACCACGTACCTGAAGGCGGCGTTCGACGCGGCCGGCGTGCCGGTCGACATCCAGAACGCGCAGGGCGACAAGACCCAGTTCCAGACGATCGCGGACGGCATGATCTCCAGCGGCGTCAAGGTGCTGATGATCGTCAACCTGGACTCCGGAACCGGCAAGGCGGTCCTCGACAAGGCCAAGGCCGCCGGCATCGCGACCATCGACTACGACCGGCTCACCCTCAGCGGCGGCGCGAACTACTACGTCAGCTTCGACAACGTGGCGGTCGGCAAGCTCCAGGGCGAGGGCCTGGTCAAGTGCCTGACCGACAACAAGGCCAGCAAGCCCGTCGTGGCCGAGCTCAACGGCTCGCCGACCGACAACAACGCCACCCTGTTCAAGGAGGGCTACGACTCGGTCCTCAAGCCCAAGTACGACTCGGGTGACTACGTCAAGGGCCCGGACCAGTCCGTTCCGGAGTGGGACAACGCTCAGGCCGGCACCATCTTCGAGCAGATGCTGACCGAGAACAAGAACATCAAGGGCGTGCTCGCCGCCAACGACGGCCTCGGCAACGCGGTCATCTCGGTCCTCAAGAAGCAGAGCCTCAACGGCAAGGTCCCGGTCACCGGCCAGGACGCGACCGTTCAGGGTCTGCAGAACATCCTCGTGGGCGACCAGTGCATGACGGTCTACAAGGCCATCAAGCAGGAGGCCGACGCGGCCGCCGAGCTCGCCATCGGCCTGGCCAAGGGCGAGAAGAAGGAGACCGGTCAGACCGTGACCGACCCGGAGTCGAAGGCCACCGTTCCCGCGGTCCTGCTGGTCCCGAAGGCGATCTACAAGGACAGCGTCAAGGACGTCGTCGCCGACGGCTTCGTCACCAAGGCCGAGCTCTGCACCGCCGACTTCGCCAAGCTCTGCACGGACAACGGCATCAGCTGA
- a CDS encoding HalD/BesD family halogenase — translation MNVVDTVRYPLADPGSDAWERVVSRTRTELRERGCSVLPAFILPGGWDALRREGAGVAPLAYYDVEETNVYNIAFDADLPADHPGRIVMQRGNAFVPRDRIPTDSIIHRLYTDPSFVRFVAACFELPELHELADPLSALVLNVVQPGMEHPWHFDTNEFTVSMLTQEPEQGGVFEYCPNIRSAGAENFDAVRSVLTDADRSPVQALTLRPGDLQLFKGRYALHRVSAVRGTTARHSAIFAYSERPGVIGSVARTRQLFGRVLPAHLDAERKAVRVDQLLD, via the coding sequence ATGAATGTTGTGGACACCGTGCGCTATCCATTGGCCGACCCGGGAAGCGACGCATGGGAGCGCGTCGTTTCCCGGACACGCACCGAACTGCGCGAACGCGGATGCAGCGTGCTGCCGGCGTTCATTCTGCCGGGCGGCTGGGACGCGCTGCGGCGAGAGGGTGCCGGGGTCGCCCCGCTGGCGTACTACGACGTTGAGGAGACCAACGTCTACAACATCGCGTTCGACGCCGACCTGCCGGCCGATCACCCGGGCCGCATCGTCATGCAGCGCGGCAACGCGTTCGTCCCGCGCGACCGGATACCCACCGACAGCATCATCCACCGGCTGTACACCGACCCGTCCTTCGTGCGCTTCGTGGCCGCCTGCTTCGAACTGCCGGAGCTGCACGAGCTCGCCGACCCGCTGTCCGCCCTGGTGCTCAACGTCGTGCAGCCCGGCATGGAGCACCCGTGGCACTTCGACACCAACGAGTTCACCGTGAGCATGCTGACCCAGGAGCCGGAGCAGGGCGGCGTCTTCGAGTACTGCCCGAACATCCGTTCGGCGGGCGCGGAGAACTTCGACGCCGTCCGTTCGGTGCTCACCGACGCCGACCGCTCGCCGGTGCAGGCACTGACCCTGCGCCCCGGTGATCTCCAGCTGTTCAAGGGCCGGTACGCGCTGCACCGGGTGAGCGCGGTACGCGGCACCACCGCCCGGCACTCAGCGATCTTCGCCTACTCCGAACGCCCCGGCGTGATCGGCAGCGTCGCCCGTACCCGGCAGCTGTTCGGCCGGGTCCTGCCCGCGCACCTCGACGCCGAGCGCAAAGCCGTGCGGGTCGACCAGTTGCTGGACTGA
- a CDS encoding ATP-binding cassette domain-containing protein produces MAATPLLELRGIDKSFGPVQVLHDVGLSVYPGEVTALVGDNGAGKSTLVKCISGIYTIDAGTVIFDGNQVAIHSPRDASALGIEVVYQDLALCDNLDIVQNMFLGREKVRGIVLDEPTMEQMAGDTLAGLSVRTVKSLRQLVASLSGGQRQTVAIAKAVLWNSRVVILDEPTAALGVAQTAQVLELVRRLTDNGLGVVLISHNMNDVVAVSDWIAALYLGRMTAQVKTADVTHSQIVELITSGRSGNLGLPPEKPSDFNGDIIDITPPGAVR; encoded by the coding sequence GTGGCCGCGACACCTCTTCTGGAGTTGCGCGGGATCGACAAGAGCTTCGGTCCCGTACAGGTCCTGCACGACGTCGGCCTCAGCGTCTATCCGGGCGAGGTCACCGCACTCGTCGGTGACAACGGTGCCGGCAAGTCGACGCTGGTCAAATGCATCAGCGGCATCTACACCATCGACGCGGGCACGGTGATCTTCGACGGCAACCAGGTCGCCATCCACAGCCCCCGGGACGCGTCCGCGCTGGGCATCGAAGTCGTCTACCAGGACCTCGCACTCTGCGACAACCTCGACATCGTCCAGAACATGTTCCTCGGCCGCGAGAAAGTACGCGGCATCGTGCTCGACGAGCCGACCATGGAACAGATGGCCGGCGACACCCTGGCCGGCCTCTCCGTGCGTACCGTGAAATCACTCCGGCAGCTCGTCGCCAGCCTCTCCGGCGGCCAACGACAGACCGTCGCCATCGCCAAGGCCGTGCTCTGGAACAGCCGCGTCGTCATCCTCGACGAGCCCACCGCCGCCCTCGGCGTCGCGCAGACCGCGCAGGTGCTCGAGCTCGTGCGCCGGCTGACCGACAACGGCCTGGGCGTCGTACTGATCTCGCACAACATGAACGACGTCGTCGCGGTGTCCGACTGGATCGCCGCGCTCTACCTCGGCCGGATGACGGCACAGGTCAAGACCGCCGACGTGACGCACTCCCAGATCGTCGAACTGATCACCTCCGGGCGCAGCGGCAACCTCGGCCTGCCCCCCGAGAAGCCCTCCGACTTCAACGGCGACATCATCGACATCACGCCCCCGGGAGCCGTCCGATGA
- a CDS encoding rhamnogalacturonan lyase, which produces MSPRKTRLVKTCVAAAAVVGLVLAGQDVQASPRPAPPGPALERLDRGLVAARTAEGNFVSWRLLGQEATGASATGVTGANFNLYRDGRRIATVTDSTNYLDAAGTATSKYQVAAVCDGHEGPRGKAVVPWTGGGRYDLPLRKPADGVTPVGEAYTYSANDLSVGDVDGDGQYEYIVKWDPSNSKDVSQVGYTGNVFVDTYRIDGTLLYRIDLGVNVRAGAHYAQFPVYDFDGDGRAEMMIKTAPGTKIIRYGGDGAVLSEKYITMPKDDVLAGYRNTDDYRLSAAGYHRHIVDMFRGWDRHPEVVAGHWPATLEQAFGIEPRYPYPLSETDATELADYFMDVYAPSRSARNVLRAFQGFIVDGPEYLTVFEGLSGRELQTIHYKPGRHDDGLMWGDYAMARIEPGNRVDRFLSGVAYLDGRNPSVIFARGYYTRTTLVAYRWNGRRLVENWFVDSGWTPMTNPFNDGPHGRDGTSPKWGTITTQGDHSLSVADVDADGKQEIIYGSATLDDNGDVLYSSFDVLPEGSAAPGQNVRLGHGDAMHVTDIDPDRPGLEIFTAHEGATFAPYGMAMRDARTGQVLFGKYSGRDTGRAMIGDVLPEQRGIESWASLPGGTDSLGLYTVKGEVIGTTIPGTNQSIRWSGDLTTQILNGALEVTPTIDDWKRGRLLTAEGTRANNGTKGNAGLIADIFGDWREELLMRTTDSSAIRIYLSTELTGHKLYTLMHDPQYRVEVARQQTTYNQPAYPSFYLATDTDWAKVPLPGRR; this is translated from the coding sequence ATGAGTCCTCGCAAGACACGTTTGGTCAAGACCTGCGTCGCCGCGGCGGCCGTCGTCGGCCTCGTCCTGGCCGGCCAGGACGTGCAGGCGTCTCCCCGCCCGGCCCCGCCCGGTCCCGCCCTGGAACGCCTCGACCGCGGACTCGTCGCCGCCCGTACCGCCGAGGGGAACTTCGTCAGCTGGCGGCTGCTCGGGCAGGAGGCCACCGGCGCGTCGGCGACCGGTGTCACCGGCGCGAACTTCAACCTCTACCGGGACGGCCGGCGGATCGCGACGGTCACCGACAGCACCAACTACCTCGACGCCGCCGGCACCGCTACCTCGAAGTACCAGGTCGCCGCCGTCTGCGACGGGCACGAGGGACCGCGCGGCAAGGCGGTCGTGCCGTGGACCGGCGGCGGCCGGTACGACCTGCCGCTGCGCAAGCCCGCGGACGGCGTCACCCCGGTCGGCGAGGCGTACACGTACTCGGCCAACGACCTGAGCGTCGGCGACGTGGACGGCGACGGCCAGTACGAGTACATCGTCAAGTGGGACCCGTCCAACTCCAAGGACGTCTCCCAGGTCGGCTACACCGGCAACGTCTTCGTCGACACGTACCGGATCGACGGGACCCTGCTGTACCGCATCGACCTGGGCGTGAACGTCCGGGCCGGCGCGCACTACGCGCAGTTCCCGGTCTACGACTTCGACGGCGACGGCCGCGCCGAGATGATGATCAAGACCGCACCCGGCACCAAAATCATCAGGTACGGCGGGGACGGCGCCGTGCTGTCCGAGAAGTACATCACCATGCCGAAGGACGACGTCCTGGCCGGCTACCGGAACACCGACGACTACCGGCTCAGCGCCGCCGGCTACCACCGGCACATCGTGGACATGTTCCGCGGCTGGGACCGGCACCCCGAGGTGGTCGCCGGGCACTGGCCCGCCACCCTCGAGCAGGCGTTCGGCATCGAACCCAGGTACCCGTACCCCCTCAGCGAGACCGACGCGACGGAGCTCGCCGACTACTTCATGGACGTGTACGCGCCGTCCCGCAGCGCCCGTAACGTGCTGCGCGCCTTCCAGGGCTTCATCGTCGACGGCCCCGAGTACCTCACCGTCTTCGAGGGCCTGTCCGGTCGCGAGCTCCAGACCATCCACTACAAGCCGGGACGCCACGACGACGGTCTCATGTGGGGCGACTACGCGATGGCTCGCATCGAACCGGGCAACCGGGTGGACCGCTTCCTCTCCGGCGTCGCCTACCTCGACGGCCGCAACCCGTCGGTGATCTTCGCCCGCGGCTACTACACCCGGACCACCCTGGTCGCGTACCGCTGGAACGGTCGCCGGCTGGTCGAGAACTGGTTCGTGGACAGCGGCTGGACGCCGATGACCAACCCGTTCAACGACGGCCCGCACGGTCGCGACGGCACAAGCCCCAAGTGGGGCACGATCACCACCCAGGGCGACCATTCGCTGAGCGTCGCGGACGTGGACGCCGACGGCAAGCAGGAGATCATCTACGGCAGCGCCACCCTCGACGACAACGGCGACGTGCTGTACTCGTCGTTCGACGTGCTGCCCGAGGGCAGCGCGGCACCCGGCCAGAACGTCCGGCTCGGGCACGGCGACGCCATGCACGTCACCGACATCGACCCGGACCGGCCGGGTCTCGAGATCTTCACGGCCCACGAGGGCGCCACGTTCGCCCCGTACGGCATGGCCATGCGCGACGCCCGCACCGGCCAGGTCCTGTTCGGCAAGTACTCGGGCCGGGACACCGGCCGGGCCATGATCGGTGACGTGCTGCCCGAGCAGCGCGGCATCGAGTCCTGGGCGAGCCTGCCCGGCGGCACCGACTCGCTCGGCCTGTACACGGTGAAGGGTGAGGTCATCGGCACCACCATCCCCGGAACCAACCAGAGCATCCGCTGGTCGGGCGACCTGACCACGCAGATCCTCAACGGCGCGCTCGAGGTCACCCCGACCATCGACGACTGGAAGCGCGGCCGGCTGCTGACCGCCGAGGGCACCCGCGCCAACAACGGCACCAAGGGCAACGCCGGCCTGATCGCCGACATCTTCGGCGACTGGCGCGAGGAACTGCTGATGCGCACGACCGACAGCTCGGCGATCCGGATCTACCTGAGTACCGAGCTGACCGGCCACAAGCTGTACACCCTGATGCACGACCCGCAGTACCGGGTCGAGGTGGCTCGCCAGCAGACGACCTACAACCAGCCGGCGTACCCGAGCTTCTACCTGGCGACGGACACCGACTGGGCGAAGGTTCCGCTGCCCGGCCGCCGCTGA
- a CDS encoding vWA domain-containing protein yields the protein MRRPADPIPPAAAGALSRRSFLVFTTAVSALTVTGCGLFGEDGDGPVADSDVPFGVWQQLRASVRESPDHVAAAAERVVAGRDPEAILAFVRDQIVAYPSADRPAALTDDTRWGVRGTLRGGAGSARDKTETLAELYRRAGFQAEVVVGTLADDVDIMSIFRPVRRPFAPKADQGSIDRWSKAIGTAPTSTAQDRADDVRDDVAAGKDLARQLTEALASRRAADPGPPRNRRIPLVKVVVDGRETFANPLVPGAKLGESHTGDRTSRASRARPGIPVRVRLFAATTAEPGVARPLIEAEYQADDLVGRQLMVAFRPTTEMARLIRLRPRDVGTFIPMLAVNGPGLDAETAKGLAHSGPAITLDGQVIEAGDGAVLVDGEPLEVPAEDDARAGDRVAKIEVDVAGGTFPDISLRVSAVDSAGKPVTGLPASAFGLAEERTKLGLRMTANKPRPPRVMLVLDRSGSIETGPEPVAFATELARRLFARNPGAAMGVMAVSGTSRGTFTLRTPPAVGAAVGRLSSFGSNIWESLARANESGPTVIVIASDFQDQETRAERLAGLRARVGAGVPVVAIGIGDVNAATQAQIVRSTGGVATQGSDVDRTVAATDAFLRRQEIQPYRLRYRAPLDGPAERTVSLTVGKGVTATATYEVPAEAERATGSAFAGIYLAVRVGDEREVVRVLAGVDRDRAGAGPVPAAAVEEVRGLMFGTALVSFEGAAPSLGTWLDDLLTARIGAKPYWEAVFAEDEPRMVAALEAGLPFLPSIVPALHPPMSGDGDLTFETTLRAVLHVDRPHFGTSRVRHADVLPYTRWSTLGADRVGAFDRTLERSAELAVAEGVAFKTSTWGALKGKRLTLVPKGSVGSDRIAALPEATRAQWRALLDDWNDYDRLLPADGAPVAFWAVDPDTGSVLGVLADGSGGGTSNDVECQISMEKAFLSLLAIAGGSLGMGAVGVFVALAKAISAQMLRYAHVIENLDKPGVAELAQQSSEAFWDEAKGIGCDVIKSKVLDRLGARVLGKDHAGTAGYVDGWLDVAGMAMPCPPLTSMGDMPSC from the coding sequence ATGCGCCGACCGGCCGATCCGATCCCGCCCGCCGCCGCCGGCGCGCTCAGCCGACGGTCGTTCCTGGTCTTCACGACCGCGGTCTCCGCGTTGACGGTGACCGGATGCGGCCTGTTCGGCGAGGACGGCGACGGGCCGGTCGCCGACTCCGACGTCCCGTTCGGCGTGTGGCAGCAGCTGCGGGCCTCGGTCCGCGAGAGCCCCGACCACGTGGCGGCGGCCGCCGAGCGCGTGGTCGCCGGCCGGGACCCGGAGGCCATCCTCGCGTTCGTCCGGGATCAGATCGTCGCGTACCCGTCCGCGGACCGGCCGGCCGCCTTGACCGACGACACGCGGTGGGGCGTGCGCGGCACGCTGCGCGGCGGGGCCGGCTCCGCCCGGGACAAGACGGAGACCCTGGCCGAGCTGTACAGGCGGGCGGGCTTCCAGGCGGAGGTGGTGGTCGGCACGCTGGCCGACGACGTCGACATCATGAGCATCTTCCGGCCGGTGCGGCGCCCGTTCGCACCGAAGGCGGACCAGGGTTCGATCGACCGCTGGAGCAAGGCCATCGGGACGGCGCCGACGTCGACAGCTCAGGACCGCGCCGACGACGTACGCGATGACGTCGCGGCCGGCAAGGACCTCGCCCGGCAGCTGACCGAGGCGCTCGCGTCCCGGCGAGCGGCCGATCCCGGGCCCCCGCGTAACCGGCGGATACCGCTGGTCAAGGTCGTGGTGGACGGCCGGGAGACGTTCGCGAACCCGCTCGTGCCGGGTGCGAAGCTGGGGGAGAGCCACACCGGCGACCGGACGTCCCGGGCGTCGCGCGCGCGGCCCGGCATTCCGGTGCGCGTGCGGCTGTTCGCCGCGACGACCGCGGAGCCCGGCGTCGCGAGGCCGCTGATCGAGGCCGAATATCAGGCCGACGACCTGGTCGGGCGGCAGCTGATGGTGGCGTTCCGGCCCACCACCGAGATGGCCAGGCTGATCCGCCTCCGGCCGCGGGACGTCGGCACCTTCATCCCGATGCTGGCGGTGAACGGGCCCGGCCTGGACGCCGAGACGGCGAAGGGGCTGGCACACAGCGGCCCGGCGATAACGCTCGACGGCCAGGTGATCGAGGCCGGGGACGGCGCGGTGCTCGTCGACGGCGAACCGCTGGAGGTACCCGCCGAGGACGATGCCCGGGCCGGTGACCGGGTGGCCAAGATCGAGGTCGACGTCGCCGGCGGCACGTTCCCGGACATCTCCCTGCGGGTCAGCGCGGTGGACTCGGCGGGCAAGCCGGTGACCGGGCTGCCCGCCTCGGCGTTCGGCCTCGCCGAGGAGCGGACGAAGCTGGGCCTGCGGATGACCGCGAACAAGCCGCGGCCACCGCGGGTGATGCTGGTGCTCGACCGGTCCGGCTCCATCGAGACCGGCCCGGAGCCGGTCGCGTTCGCCACCGAACTGGCGCGCCGGTTGTTCGCCCGCAACCCCGGCGCGGCGATGGGCGTCATGGCGGTCAGCGGGACCTCGAGGGGCACCTTCACGCTGCGCACCCCGCCGGCCGTCGGCGCCGCGGTGGGCAGGCTGTCCAGCTTCGGCTCGAACATCTGGGAGTCGCTGGCGCGGGCCAACGAGTCCGGACCGACGGTCATCGTCATCGCCAGTGACTTCCAGGACCAGGAGACGCGCGCCGAGCGGCTGGCCGGGCTGCGCGCCCGCGTCGGCGCCGGTGTGCCCGTGGTGGCCATCGGCATCGGCGACGTGAACGCGGCGACGCAGGCGCAGATCGTCCGGTCGACCGGCGGGGTGGCCACCCAGGGCAGCGACGTCGACCGCACGGTCGCCGCCACCGACGCGTTCCTTCGCCGCCAGGAGATCCAGCCGTACCGGCTGCGGTACCGGGCGCCGCTCGACGGCCCGGCCGAGCGGACCGTGTCCCTCACCGTGGGCAAGGGCGTGACCGCCACCGCAACGTACGAGGTGCCGGCCGAGGCGGAGCGCGCCACCGGGTCGGCGTTCGCCGGCATCTACCTCGCGGTGCGGGTCGGAGACGAACGCGAGGTGGTGCGGGTGCTGGCCGGGGTCGACCGGGACCGGGCCGGCGCCGGTCCGGTGCCCGCCGCCGCGGTCGAGGAGGTACGCGGCCTGATGTTCGGCACCGCCCTGGTGTCGTTCGAGGGGGCGGCACCGTCGCTCGGCACCTGGCTCGACGACCTGCTCACCGCGCGCATCGGCGCGAAGCCGTACTGGGAGGCGGTATTCGCCGAGGACGAGCCGCGCATGGTTGCCGCGCTCGAGGCCGGGCTGCCGTTCCTGCCGTCGATCGTCCCGGCGCTGCATCCGCCGATGTCCGGGGACGGGGACCTGACGTTCGAGACCACACTGCGGGCGGTCCTGCACGTGGACCGGCCGCACTTCGGGACCAGCCGGGTACGGCATGCCGACGTGCTGCCGTACACCCGATGGTCGACCCTCGGCGCCGACCGGGTGGGCGCTTTCGATCGCACGCTGGAGCGGTCCGCCGAGCTCGCGGTCGCCGAGGGTGTCGCCTTCAAGACCAGCACGTGGGGCGCGCTGAAGGGCAAACGCCTGACCCTGGTCCCGAAGGGTTCGGTCGGCAGCGATCGGATCGCCGCCCTGCCCGAGGCGACCCGGGCACAGTGGCGTGCGCTGCTCGACGACTGGAACGACTATGACCGCCTGCTGCCCGCGGACGGCGCCCCGGTGGCGTTCTGGGCCGTCGACCCCGACACCGGCTCGGTGCTGGGCGTGCTCGCCGATGGCAGCGGCGGCGGGACGAGCAACGACGTCGAATGCCAGATCTCCATGGAGAAGGCCTTCCTGTCGTTGCTGGCCATCGCCGGCGGGTCGCTCGGCATGGGCGCCGTCGGCGTGTTCGTGGCCCTCGCCAAGGCCATCAGCGCGCAGATGTTGCGGTACGCGCACGTGATCGAGAACCTCGACAAACCCGGCGTCGCGGAGTTGGCCCAGCAGTCGTCGGAGGCCTTCTGGGACGAGGCCAAGGGCATCGGGTGCGACGTGATCAAGTCGAAGGTGCTCGACCGCCTCGGCGCCCGGGTCCTCGGCAAGGACCACGCCGGGACCGCCGGGTACGTCGACGGCTGGCTGGACGTGGCCGGCATGGCGATGCCGTGCCCGCCGTTGACGTCGATGGGTGACATGCCGTCCTGCTGA